A portion of the Candidatus Methylomirabilota bacterium genome contains these proteins:
- a CDS encoding ribbon-helix-helix protein, CopG family, producing MRTTKTWTISLPPKLVTEAERTAREEHRTKSELVREALRLYIAERRWRTLQQKTALHAQALGIRTEEDVDRLVHAVRK from the coding sequence ATGCGGACCACCAAGACTTGGACCATCTCGCTCCCACCCAAGCTTGTGACAGAGGCCGAGCGTACGGCCAGGGAAGAACACCGAACTAAGAGTGAGCTGGTCCGGGAGGCCTTGCGCCTGTACATCGCGGAACGGCGGTGGCGGACACTCCAGCAGAAGACCGCCCTGCACGCTCAGGCTCTCGGGATCAGGACAGAGGAGGATGTGGATCGACTCGTCCATGCCGTCCGCAAATGA
- a CDS encoding type II toxin-antitoxin system HicA family toxin, translating into MGRLAGFRYREVIKRLKRLGFTFDRHAAGSHEIYYNATTHRYTTVPNHPGDIPEGTLHAILKQAGIDPEDFLRP; encoded by the coding sequence ATGGGACGGTTGGCCGGGTTCCGATATCGTGAGGTCATCAAGCGACTGAAAAGACTTGGGTTTACATTCGATCGTCATGCTGCCGGCAGTCATGAGATCTACTATAACGCGACAACACACCGCTATACGACGGTTCCCAATCACCCAGGGGACATACCGGAAGGAACACTGCACGCAATCCTGAAACAAGCTGGGATTGATCCTGAAGACTTTCTCCGCCCATGA
- a CDS encoding DUF4258 domain-containing protein: MKVRLHPHAVERLRERGTTEEEVKRAVEHGERFAAKYGRTGFRRNFLYGGMWNDKMYSTKQVEAYAVEEDGWLVLTVIVRFF; encoded by the coding sequence ATGAAGGTGAGGTTGCACCCCCATGCTGTAGAGCGACTGCGAGAGAGGGGAACGACGGAGGAAGAAGTCAAGAGAGCCGTGGAACACGGTGAACGCTTTGCGGCAAAGTATGGCCGAACGGGATTCCGACGAAACTTCCTGTATGGTGGCATGTGGAATGATAAGATGTACTCAACAAAGCAAGTGGAAGCTTACGCCGTGGAGGAAGACGGATGGCTCGTCCTTACGGTCATTGTCAGATTCTTCTGA
- a CDS encoding class I SAM-dependent methyltransferase codes for MKRYREIYRAGQLPVFQNRMFHSEQEARNCIKGDVVLVQSLETGLIFNQAFRPELMQYDADYQNEQAVSTVFQTHLKDVSEIITKHFSGHSLIEVGCGKGYFLEQLQALGFDITGFDPTYEGSNLRVIKEYFSPAVGLQAEGIILRHVLEHVQDPVGFLSNIRESNGGAGKIYIEVPCFDWICKHRAWFDIFYEHVNYFRLRDFDRMFGRVLESGHTFGGQYLYVVADLATITMPTYDQSDCFEFPEDLLDAISRHANRVKAQTMRDSAVWGGASKGVIFTLFMERAGAKIDIVIDINHAKQDKYLAATGLQVRSPAEAMRMLTHGADVFVMNSNYLNEIQELTAHQFNYLSVEHEDV; via the coding sequence ATGAAGCGCTATCGTGAAATCTATCGAGCGGGGCAGTTGCCGGTTTTTCAAAACCGGATGTTTCATTCTGAGCAAGAGGCCAGGAACTGCATCAAGGGCGATGTCGTACTGGTTCAGAGCCTGGAAACGGGGCTGATCTTCAATCAGGCATTCAGGCCTGAACTGATGCAATACGACGCCGACTATCAGAATGAACAGGCTGTCAGCACCGTTTTTCAGACGCACCTCAAGGATGTTTCTGAGATCATCACAAAACACTTTTCAGGTCACTCTCTCATTGAGGTAGGCTGTGGTAAAGGGTATTTCCTTGAGCAACTTCAGGCGCTGGGTTTCGACATAACCGGTTTCGATCCTACATACGAGGGCTCAAACCTGCGCGTTATCAAGGAATACTTCAGTCCAGCGGTTGGATTGCAGGCTGAGGGCATCATCCTCAGGCATGTACTAGAGCATGTGCAAGACCCCGTAGGATTTCTCTCGAATATCCGTGAGTCCAACGGTGGGGCTGGTAAGATTTACATTGAAGTTCCTTGTTTCGATTGGATTTGCAAGCATCGAGCCTGGTTCGACATCTTCTATGAGCATGTGAATTATTTCAGGCTTCGTGATTTTGATCGAATGTTCGGGAGGGTCTTGGAGTCTGGTCACACTTTCGGTGGCCAGTATCTTTATGTGGTTGCTGATTTGGCGACAATCACAATGCCAACATATGACCAGTCAGACTGTTTTGAGTTTCCCGAGGATCTCCTTGACGCGATCAGCCGACATGCGAACAGGGTGAAAGCACAGACCATGCGAGACTCCGCTGTCTGGGGCGGCGCGTCCAAAGGCGTCATCTTCACGTTGTTCATGGAGCGCGCTGGAGCCAAGATCGATATTGTTATCGACATAAACCATGCGAAGCAGGACAAGTATCTGGCAGCGACCGGGCTTCAGGTCAGATCACCTGCGGAGGCCATGCGCATGCTGACTCATGGCGCCGATGTATTTGTGATGAACAGCAACTACCTGAACGAAATTCAAGAACTCACAGCGCATCAATTCAATTATCTATCGGTGGAGCATGAAGACGTTTAA
- a CDS encoding DUF2283 domain-containing protein: protein MKLSYDPKHNIAYLRIHEKVGQVTTIKISDEMNVDIAPDGTVYGIEFLNANDQLTEDQGTIVVELEGKRHEIKLVA from the coding sequence ATGAAGCTAAGCTATGATCCGAAGCACAACATCGCGTACCTGAGAATTCATGAGAAGGTCGGACAAGTTACAACGATCAAGATTAGTGATGAAATGAACGTCGATATCGCTCCAGATGGAACAGTCTATGGAATTGAGTTCCTGAATGCCAATGATCAACTGACCGAAGATCAGGGTACTATCGTCGTCGAGTTGGAGGGCAAGAGGCACGAGATCAAGCTGGTGGCATGA
- a CDS encoding type II toxin-antitoxin system HicB family antitoxin: MLAEYLDKAMEQAVYEIIEGEGTYWGEIPGLQGVWARHTTLEGCRRELRESLSDWIALRLRLNLQIPIVAGIDLNQLSQPV, from the coding sequence ATGCTGGCTGAGTATCTTGACAAAGCCATGGAACAAGCGGTGTACGAGATTATTGAGGGCGAAGGGACCTACTGGGGGGAGATTCCTGGCCTTCAAGGGGTGTGGGCGCGGCACACAACGCTGGAAGGCTGTCGCCGGGAACTGCGTGAATCGCTCAGTGACTGGATCGCGTTGCGTCTGCGTCTCAACCTCCAGATTCCGATCGTGGCGGGCATCGATCTAAATCAACTCAGCCAACCTGTCTGA
- a CDS encoding putative toxin-antitoxin system toxin component, PIN family: MRIVLDTNVLISALAFPGSKPDQILSRIRRGQIDLFISPVILSELDRVLLEKFRFTRQDVDALVRAIRTMAHLVTPAERITVITAKDDDNRILECACVAQAEFLVTGDKEHLLPLGSYCDIAIVTPAQFLELLEIR; this comes from the coding sequence ATGCGAATCGTCCTTGACACCAATGTCCTGATCTCCGCCCTTGCCTTTCCGGGAAGCAAGCCAGACCAAATCCTTTCTCGCATCCGCCGAGGGCAGATCGACCTTTTTATCTCCCCTGTTATCCTGTCCGAGCTCGACCGTGTTCTATTGGAGAAGTTCCGCTTCACCAGACAGGACGTTGACGCTCTGGTCCGTGCTATCCGCACCATGGCCCATCTTGTAACACCCGCAGAACGGATCACCGTGATCACAGCCAAGGACGATGACAACCGAATCCTCGAATGTGCGTGTGTTGCTCAAGCCGAGTTCCTGGTCACTGGAGACAAGGAGCACCTACTGCCCCTAGGTTCGTACTGTGACATCGCGATTGTCACTCCAGCTCAGTTCCTTGAACTGTTAGAGATTCGTTGA
- a CDS encoding DUF2283 domain-containing protein: protein MKIEYSKSADALYVYFKQAEVAKSKELEEGVVLDLDADGHLIGIEILDASIRIGLRDLVNVSIENLPLEMVGQG from the coding sequence ATGAAAATAGAATACAGTAAGTCGGCGGATGCCCTCTATGTGTACTTCAAACAGGCTGAGGTGGCGAAGAGCAAAGAGTTGGAAGAGGGTGTGGTGCTCGATCTTGATGCCGATGGCCATCTGATCGGGATCGAAATTCTGGATGCGAGCATTCGTATCGGCCTTCGAGACCTGGTTAACGTTAGCATTGAGAACCTTCCCCTGGAAATGGTCGGCCAAGGTTAA
- a CDS encoding DUF5615 family PIN-like protein, translated as MSEGRILVTNDKDFSDLVFRSGQAHQGVVLFRLHDESPATRVRVVEPPAATCPSIGRSFHRRHRSRRAHPAYQRAAVTTLSYPPAHFQFHSPPFISSALPAAASGSSKS; from the coding sequence GTGAGTGAAGGACGAATTCTCGTCACGAACGATAAGGATTTCAGTGACCTCGTTTTTCGCAGCGGCCAGGCGCATCAGGGTGTGGTACTGTTTCGCCTTCATGACGAAAGCCCGGCTACCCGCGTGCGGGTCGTGGAGCCTCCTGCAGCAACATGCCCATCGATTGGCAGGTCATTTCACCGTCGCCACAGAAGCCGGCGTGCGCATCCGGCCTACCAGCGAGCTGCCGTGACAACACTCTCGTACCCACCAGCTCACTTTCAGTTTCATTCCCCCCCATTCATCTCCTCTGCGCTTCCAGCCGCTGCATCCGGCTCTTCAAAGTCGTGA
- a CDS encoding nucleotidyltransferase domain-containing protein, whose protein sequence is MACSTDDALKIAKAFLVLAAQQHEIVRAYLFGSYVDGRQKGYSDIDLAVVLGGPSASPARYLQEAREIFHEAQEYNPLLEVICFRVEEFEENGASIIGLIKKEGIRINESLTVQGTELE, encoded by the coding sequence ATGGCTTGTTCGACAGATGACGCCCTGAAGATCGCGAAGGCATTTTTGGTTCTGGCAGCACAGCAGCATGAAATCGTGCGCGCATACCTGTTCGGCTCGTATGTCGACGGGCGTCAGAAAGGCTACAGCGATATTGATCTCGCGGTCGTCTTAGGAGGCCCGTCAGCCTCTCCTGCGCGCTATCTCCAAGAGGCGCGTGAGATCTTTCACGAAGCGCAAGAGTACAACCCTCTGCTGGAGGTGATCTGCTTCCGGGTGGAAGAGTTTGAAGAGAACGGCGCATCCATCATCGGGCTGATCAAGAAAGAAGGGATTCGGATCAACGAATCTCTAACAGTTCAAGGAACTGAGCTGGAGTGA
- a CDS encoding DUF1902 domain-containing protein, which translates to MERVVRIHIEKLPEGVYLATSGSVQGLVAQGRTVAETLEIARDVARRLLEAQAERKEVSSLPPAEEVVEFPLVVNI; encoded by the coding sequence ATGGAAAGGGTTGTGAGAATCCATATTGAGAAGCTGCCAGAGGGTGTGTACCTCGCCACCTCCGGCAGCGTACAAGGTCTGGTCGCACAAGGGCGAACGGTTGCAGAAACGTTGGAAATCGCCAGGGATGTTGCTCGAAGGTTACTGGAAGCCCAGGCCGAGCGTAAGGAGGTGAGTTCGCTTCCGCCAGCCGAAGAGGTTGTGGAATTCCCCTTGGTCGTCAATATCTAA
- a CDS encoding NAD(P)-dependent oxidoreductase, with the protein MKVAVTGASGFIGRHVLVELESRSVMATIVLRPSSSALPSFAKHTATRMDLQNPLPSAFELMGAPDVLIHLAWGGLPNYKSLHHFEQELPAQYRFLKGLVESGLKNLVVTGTCFEYGMQSGPLREEMETRPTNPYGFAKDTLRRQLEYLKPDQPFTLTWARLFYVYGDGQAENSLLPQLKGAVERGDKVFNMSGGEQLRDYLPVTEVAKSLVSLAMGNRDNGIVNICSGKPMSVRKLVEGWIEENGWSIKLNLGHYPYSDYEPMAFWGDRRRLDRCLESQ; encoded by the coding sequence ATGAAAGTGGCAGTGACCGGCGCATCCGGCTTCATAGGGCGGCATGTTCTTGTTGAACTAGAAAGCCGGTCGGTGATGGCAACGATAGTTCTCAGGCCCTCATCGTCTGCGTTGCCGTCGTTTGCCAAGCATACCGCCACTCGGATGGACTTGCAGAATCCGCTCCCAAGCGCATTTGAGTTGATGGGCGCCCCGGATGTTCTGATTCACCTCGCGTGGGGTGGATTGCCGAATTATAAGTCGCTGCACCACTTCGAGCAGGAACTTCCCGCACAATACCGTTTCCTTAAAGGATTAGTGGAATCTGGTCTCAAGAACCTTGTTGTGACCGGAACCTGCTTTGAATATGGGATGCAGTCCGGACCTTTGCGCGAAGAGATGGAGACGCGACCGACGAACCCGTATGGGTTTGCCAAAGATACGCTGCGTCGCCAGCTCGAGTATCTCAAGCCTGATCAACCGTTCACGCTGACTTGGGCTCGCCTCTTCTACGTGTATGGCGATGGACAGGCGGAGAATTCCCTGCTGCCGCAGCTCAAAGGGGCGGTCGAGCGCGGGGATAAGGTATTCAACATGTCGGGGGGCGAGCAGTTGCGCGACTACCTGCCCGTTACTGAAGTCGCGAAATCTCTCGTTTCGCTCGCCATGGGGAATAGAGACAACGGGATTGTGAATATCTGTTCCGGGAAACCGATGTCCGTGCGCAAGCTGGTAGAAGGCTGGATCGAGGAGAACGGTTGGTCGATAAAGCTCAATCTTGGACACTACCCTTATTCGGACTACGAACCGATGGCCTTCTGGGGTGACCGGCGACGATTGGATCGCTGCCTGGAATCACAATGA
- a CDS encoding cephalosporin hydroxylase family protein, which produces MKTFKEEVTDRINDNGQNVELIEAAHAFTKASITSKYSYNFSWLGRPIIQYPQDMIATQEIIWEVKPDIIIETGIAHGGSLIYYASLLELIGHGDVMGIDIDIRAHNRAAIEAHPMFKRISLLEGSSIAPDIVEQVRDVAEGKRTLVVLDSNHTHDHVLAELVAYAPLVSVGSYCVVMDTVVEDMPEDFFPDRPWGKGNNPKTAVWEFLKTHPEFEIDKSIEHKLLITVAPDGYLRRVK; this is translated from the coding sequence ATGAAGACGTTTAAAGAAGAAGTAACCGATAGGATTAACGATAACGGGCAAAACGTGGAGTTAATCGAGGCCGCCCACGCTTTCACCAAGGCTTCGATCACGTCGAAGTACTCTTACAACTTCTCGTGGCTCGGCCGACCCATCATCCAGTACCCCCAAGACATGATCGCCACACAGGAGATCATCTGGGAGGTAAAACCAGACATCATCATCGAGACCGGCATCGCCCACGGCGGTTCTCTCATCTATTACGCATCGCTCCTGGAACTGATCGGTCACGGTGATGTAATGGGTATCGACATCGACATCCGCGCCCACAACCGCGCGGCGATAGAAGCTCACCCGATGTTCAAGCGCATCAGCCTGCTTGAGGGCTCCAGTATCGCCCCGGATATTGTCGAGCAAGTGAGGGATGTGGCAGAAGGTAAACGCACCCTCGTGGTGCTCGATTCGAACCACACCCATGACCACGTCCTGGCAGAATTGGTGGCCTATGCGCCGCTGGTATCGGTCGGCAGCTACTGCGTGGTGATGGACACCGTGGTGGAGGACATGCCGGAGGACTTCTTTCCCGATCGCCCATGGGGCAAGGGTAACAATCCCAAGACGGCAGTGTGGGAGTTCCTGAAGACCCACCCCGAGTTCGAGATTGATAAGAGCATTGAGCACAAACTGCTCATCACCGTCGCCCCCGACGGCTACCTGCGTCGCGTGAAATAG
- a CDS encoding DUF433 domain-containing protein: protein MDKPLLERISFDPEVMAGKPVIRGTRIPVELIVRMLAQGIPERDILQEYPRLQADDIHAALAYAAQVLADEAVFPLALPT from the coding sequence ATGGATAAACCGCTTTTAGAACGGATCAGCTTTGACCCCGAGGTCATGGCCGGTAAGCCGGTCATTCGGGGAACCCGCATCCCCGTCGAACTCATCGTGCGGATGCTGGCACAGGGTATCCCCGAGCGTGACATCCTGCAGGAGTACCCGCGCTTGCAGGCCGATGACATTCACGCAGCCCTGGCTTATGCCGCCCAGGTGCTGGCCGACGAAGCGGTTTTTCCTCTCGCTCTTCCAACCTAG
- a CDS encoding type II toxin-antitoxin system HicA family toxin: protein MTRFAPVSWRELVQRFRELGFDGPYGGGRHPQMRRGDVTLIIPNPHEGDVSVGLLKRLLRQAGVSREEWLGE, encoded by the coding sequence GTGACCCGATTTGCTCCGGTCTCCTGGCGGGAGCTTGTGCAACGCTTTCGGGAGCTGGGTTTTGATGGTCCGTATGGAGGCGGGCGTCACCCTCAGATGCGCCGGGGCGATGTGACACTGATCATTCCTAATCCCCATGAGGGTGATGTCAGCGTTGGTCTCTTGAAACGCCTCCTGCGACAAGCAGGTGTCTCCCGCGAAGAATGGCTGGGAGAGTGA